One Dialister invisus DSM 15470 genomic region harbors:
- a CDS encoding dihydrofolate reductase, producing MSLSIIVARAANGVIGNDNKLIWHLPDDLKIFKSRTMGRPIIMGRKTFESLPKMLPGRVHYVLTGNRAYSVPEGVYVFHTVKELLSALPEGENFIIGGEKTYEAMFPYADKMYITEIEKEYDGDAVFPSFRKEEWKETESVMGKGDPVHRFVTYERVRG from the coding sequence ATGAGCCTGTCCATCATCGTTGCCCGCGCGGCGAACGGTGTCATCGGTAATGATAATAAACTCATCTGGCATTTGCCGGACGATTTGAAAATATTTAAATCCCGCACGATGGGACGCCCCATCATCATGGGAAGAAAGACCTTTGAGAGTCTGCCGAAAATGCTTCCCGGCCGTGTCCATTATGTACTGACAGGAAACAGGGCATACAGCGTGCCGGAAGGGGTTTATGTGTTCCACACTGTAAAAGAATTGCTCTCTGCTCTTCCTGAAGGGGAGAACTTTATCATCGGCGGGGAAAAGACGTACGAAGCCATGTTTCCCTATGCAGATAAAATGTATATCACGGAAATAGAAAAAGAGTATGACGGCGACGCGGTATTTCCTTCTTTCCGCAAAGAAGAATGGAAAGAGACGGAATCTGTCATGGGGAAGGGAGATCCGGTCCATCGCTTTGTCACTTATGAAAGAGTGAGGGGATAA
- a CDS encoding WG repeat-containing protein, with the protein MCGGLKKRYILTALVCFGAVMSGGGFVQAESTTAESRSETRTTVDRNGTIAERVRRTESRTTVSSETKDSDAIRNMAAEQRRQMERMGLPHTGDRAFNEKVEYQYESGVVLNELLAPLVVPNRNVPKSIGTWAGMTFQNDRIIEQGILAKCKSGGKWGILGTDGKELIAPAYKEILDVNDRTGVIHVMVDKKTTRFISKTGEQLTPEAADESDRRSRTDAAGQEDSREYYDSDGYTSFKEKGKYGFKDGMGKVVISPRYKDVIAEFSEDRAFVKNEKGKIVAVDGSGRELFQAPSNQMYAYEGGLAEYRRKVGGFNVGSLLGFVTGGLIYGGFGYNGIGLGGFTYDGAKRGYIDRDGNIVIDSKNDKVWPMTWYGTVIKNDGKTGFVNRKGEYVIRPGDYDVGDLDEINGLLVLKDGKTGKSGIFSVETGQQVIPFRYDGITFAGSDRLVVEKNGVRSLYNMRTGYSVFSVSTDMTIDPFLHDRLTWVHQGSSNYEVINDQGQILFADKEGLIEEARPFSHGYSAVKAKGKWGIMGASGKWLVQPVYQDLDIL; encoded by the coding sequence ATGTGTGGCGGATTGAAGAAAAGATACATTTTGACGGCATTAGTGTGTTTCGGCGCTGTTATGTCCGGCGGGGGTTTTGTGCAGGCGGAAAGCACAACGGCGGAAAGCCGCAGTGAGACGCGGACGACAGTGGACAGGAATGGAACGATTGCCGAGCGTGTCCGGCGGACAGAATCGCGCACAACGGTTTCCAGTGAGACAAAGGACAGTGATGCGATTCGGAATATGGCCGCGGAACAGCGCCGGCAAATGGAACGTATGGGATTGCCTCATACGGGAGACCGGGCATTTAATGAGAAGGTGGAATATCAGTATGAGTCCGGCGTGGTGCTGAATGAGCTCCTGGCGCCGCTTGTGGTACCTAACCGAAACGTTCCCAAGTCGATTGGGACATGGGCAGGAATGACTTTCCAAAATGATAGGATTATAGAGCAGGGGATCCTGGCAAAATGCAAATCCGGCGGCAAGTGGGGTATTCTTGGCACAGACGGGAAAGAGCTGATTGCTCCTGCTTATAAGGAAATCCTGGATGTGAATGACCGCACCGGTGTGATTCATGTCATGGTGGATAAGAAAACCACCCGGTTCATTTCCAAAACAGGCGAACAGTTGACACCGGAGGCCGCCGATGAATCGGACCGCCGGAGCAGGACGGATGCTGCCGGGCAGGAAGACAGCCGGGAGTATTATGACAGCGACGGCTATACGTCCTTTAAAGAAAAAGGGAAATACGGTTTCAAAGACGGCATGGGGAAGGTGGTCATCTCGCCGCGGTATAAGGATGTGATTGCCGAGTTCAGTGAAGACCGTGCTTTCGTGAAGAATGAGAAAGGGAAAATCGTTGCTGTTGACGGCAGTGGCAGGGAACTGTTCCAGGCGCCGTCCAATCAAATGTATGCGTATGAAGGCGGTTTGGCCGAGTACCGCCGTAAAGTAGGGGGCTTCAATGTGGGCAGTCTGCTGGGCTTTGTGACCGGCGGCCTGATATACGGAGGATTCGGCTATAACGGCATCGGTCTTGGCGGTTTTACCTATGACGGAGCCAAGCGCGGTTACATAGACCGTGACGGAAATATCGTCATTGACAGCAAGAATGATAAAGTATGGCCCATGACCTGGTATGGTACAGTCATTAAAAATGACGGGAAAACCGGCTTTGTAAATCGGAAAGGAGAGTACGTTATCCGTCCGGGAGATTATGATGTAGGTGATCTGGACGAGATTAACGGTCTTTTGGTATTGAAAGACGGAAAGACCGGAAAAAGCGGGATTTTCAGTGTGGAAACGGGACAGCAGGTGATTCCTTTCCGGTATGATGGTATCACCTTTGCCGGTTCCGACCGTCTGGTTGTGGAGAAAAATGGGGTCCGCAGCTTATACAATATGAGAACAGGGTATTCTGTATTTTCCGTATCTACCGACATGACGATCGATCCTTTCCTTCATGACCGGCTGACATGGGTGCACCAGGGAAGCAGCAATTACGAGGTCATCAATGACCAGGGACAAATCCTGTTTGCCGATAAAGAAGGCCTTATTGAAGAGGCACGCCCGTTCAGCCACGGATACAGCGCAGTGAAAGCCAAGGGAAAGTGGGGAATCATGGGCGCTTCCGGAAAATGGCTTGTACAGCCTGTTTATCAGGATCTCGATATATTATAG
- a CDS encoding shikimate kinase: MGTGKSRAAKILADGFDWQLADTDRMMERETGMRIADYYRTAGAEAFEEKEMALINRVRYYHEAVIAMGGNYPMTEKKFRLLSEHGLVILLFAKPYRLAERVRRRVGKRPTMDYSDVDGYVRQMLRKWTKWKDRVDLVINTTNTHPEQTALLVARYIDRHHVEFVERN; encoded by the coding sequence ATGGGGACGGGAAAGAGCCGGGCAGCCAAAATACTCGCCGACGGCTTTGACTGGCAGCTTGCCGATACCGACCGCATGATGGAACGGGAAACAGGAATGCGGATTGCCGACTATTACCGCACGGCAGGCGCTGAAGCCTTTGAAGAAAAGGAAATGGCGCTGATTAACCGCGTCCGGTACTACCACGAGGCTGTCATCGCCATGGGCGGGAATTATCCCATGACGGAAAAGAAATTCAGGCTGCTGTCCGAGCATGGCCTTGTGATTTTGCTTTTTGCCAAACCTTACCGTCTGGCAGAGCGGGTACGCCGCCGTGTCGGGAAACGGCCGACTATGGACTATTCCGACGTCGATGGTTACGTTCGGCAGATGCTCCGCAAATGGACAAAATGGAAAGACCGCGTCGATCTCGTCATCAACACGACAAATACCCATCCCGAGCAGACCGCACTCCTCGTGGCCAGATACATTGACCGCCATCATGTGGAATTTGTAGAAAGAAATTAA
- a CDS encoding ABC transporter permease, producing the protein MDLNRLPWRNLSRRPLRTAALLVLTFFLSFVIFAGSMTVVSLQNGLETLENRLGADIIVVPNTAKRKVDPKTMILDGTPGYFYMEREKMVLISHIEGVEKVSPQIFLASLSASCCSVPVQIIGFEPETDFIIQPWIRESYGRELAHGDVVVGSAVNADVGDTIRFYNKDCRIVAKLAATGTGLDTAVYTKAETIRTLIEASSKMGLNPLFEGDVENVISSVYIKVKDGYDIKKVTENINLRVRRVKAVQMKDMLSEIAGSLSGVSKTITLLFAAVWVMVFIVLVVSFSVLVGERKKEFALLRVMGTSRRKLAGILLKETLILSVSGGAAGVIMGLLVVIPFSGLIETGLKLPFLLPGIRETGWLAFAAMAVICLAGPAASAYAVLRLSRVDPATILREGE; encoded by the coding sequence ATGGATCTTAACCGGCTGCCCTGGAGGAATCTGTCCCGCAGGCCGCTGCGGACGGCGGCTCTCCTCGTGCTTACCTTTTTCCTTTCCTTTGTCATTTTTGCCGGATCCATGACAGTCGTGAGCCTTCAGAACGGTCTGGAAACATTGGAAAATCGTCTTGGCGCGGACATTATCGTCGTACCGAATACAGCAAAACGGAAAGTAGATCCTAAAACGATGATACTGGACGGGACACCGGGCTATTTTTACATGGAACGGGAAAAGATGGTGCTGATTTCCCATATCGAAGGCGTGGAAAAGGTGTCACCCCAGATATTTCTCGCGTCCCTTTCCGCTTCATGCTGCTCTGTTCCGGTGCAGATTATCGGGTTTGAACCGGAAACGGATTTTATTATCCAGCCGTGGATCCGCGAAAGCTACGGCAGAGAACTTGCCCATGGCGATGTGGTGGTAGGCTCGGCGGTCAATGCGGACGTGGGGGATACAATCCGTTTTTACAATAAAGACTGCCGCATCGTAGCGAAACTGGCGGCGACCGGTACGGGGCTTGATACCGCGGTCTATACGAAAGCGGAGACCATACGGACGCTCATCGAGGCGTCGTCGAAGATGGGGCTGAATCCGCTCTTTGAAGGCGATGTGGAAAATGTTATTTCTTCCGTTTACATCAAAGTAAAAGACGGTTATGACATTAAAAAAGTGACGGAAAATATCAATCTCCGTGTACGCCGTGTGAAGGCGGTCCAGATGAAAGATATGCTTTCCGAAATAGCGGGCAGCCTTTCAGGGGTTTCAAAAACGATCACCCTTCTTTTCGCGGCGGTCTGGGTGATGGTGTTCATCGTTCTGGTCGTTTCCTTCTCCGTCCTTGTGGGAGAAAGGAAAAAAGAATTTGCCCTGCTCCGCGTGATGGGAACGTCACGAAGAAAACTGGCAGGGATTTTATTGAAAGAAACTCTTATCCTGAGCGTTTCCGGCGGCGCGGCAGGCGTGATCATGGGACTCCTTGTGGTGATTCCTTTCAGCGGGCTTATTGAAACGGGACTGAAACTGCCCTTCCTTCTTCCCGGGATCAGGGAAACGGGATGGCTGGCGTTTGCCGCGATGGCGGTCATCTGCCTGGCGGGCCCCGCGGCATCGGCATATGCTGTGCTGCGCCTGTCTCGTGTCGATCCTGCAACGATTTTAAGGGAGGGTGAATAA
- a CDS encoding ABC transporter ATP-binding protein: MRLEAEQVTKQYQTDPKKARFTYALSGTDLVVESGEFAVITGKSGSGKSTLLHILAGLLQPTSGYVLAGGKDLYRMADGELSKFRNENIAVIPQGGGAIYSLTAEENIRLARNIYGKKEEKDILPLMRELGIELLKDAYPSELSGGELRRVAIARALFQGTGILLADEPTSDLDEENTDIVAKLLRRAADSGKTVFVVTHEMDMLPYADSHYIMKEGVLRKADDEDKSYQL; the protein is encoded by the coding sequence ATGCGTCTGGAAGCGGAACAGGTAACGAAACAATACCAAACGGATCCGAAAAAAGCACGGTTCACTTATGCCCTTTCCGGAACCGATCTGGTGGTGGAGAGCGGAGAATTTGCCGTCATTACAGGAAAATCGGGAAGCGGGAAATCCACGCTCCTCCATATCCTTGCAGGGCTGCTTCAGCCGACATCGGGCTACGTGCTGGCGGGAGGAAAAGATTTGTATCGCATGGCGGACGGTGAATTGTCAAAGTTCAGAAATGAAAATATCGCCGTCATTCCCCAGGGCGGCGGAGCGATTTACAGCCTGACGGCGGAAGAAAATATCCGTCTGGCCCGGAATATCTATGGAAAGAAAGAAGAGAAAGACATTCTGCCGCTCATGAGAGAATTGGGGATCGAACTGCTGAAAGACGCGTATCCCTCTGAACTTTCCGGCGGCGAGCTGCGCCGCGTGGCCATCGCGAGAGCGCTCTTTCAGGGCACAGGGATCCTTCTTGCCGACGAGCCGACTTCTGACCTTGATGAAGAGAATACGGATATCGTTGCAAAGCTCCTCCGCCGGGCGGCGGACAGCGGGAAAACGGTTTTTGTCGTCACCCACGAGATGGATATGCTGCCTTATGCCGATTCCCACTACATTATGAAAGAAGGCGTTCTGAGGAAGGCCGATGATGAAGATAAAAGCTATCAGCTGTGA
- the mnmE gene encoding tRNA uridine-5-carboxymethylaminomethyl(34) synthesis GTPase MnmE, which produces MYEETTIAAIATAPGEGGIGIIRLSGVSAAEIADKIFHTGKIKTFKEAVPYMMYFGHVTDGEKRIDEGLAVYMKAPHSYTGEDVVEIQIHGSAEALRETLALALRSGAVPAMRGEFTKRAFLNGRLDLAQAEAVMDIISAKGEAALTQAESHLSGALSGFVHGVMEELKDLITKLEVTIDYPEEDLEDLTMEETGDALEKIDKSLSALLKRSEEGRVIREGLRTAIIGRPNAGKSSLLNALLQEERAIVTDVPGTTRDTIEEAVRISGVSLLLMDTAGLRETDNKVEQIGIERARASMEKADLILAVIDGSSPLDEEDKEILHSLVGKKAIVILNKYDLTPEVKAEDIWEIAGHVPVVSLSARYGSGMDELREELRKITEKQDTDAGRILFLTNLRHVELVRKALDNVLRARASVREGLQADFIVIDLTEAWKTMGEITGDTMDDELIHSIFSRFCVGK; this is translated from the coding sequence ATGTACGAAGAAACAACGATTGCCGCCATTGCTACTGCACCCGGCGAAGGGGGAATCGGCATCATCCGCCTGAGCGGCGTTTCCGCGGCGGAGATCGCGGACAAAATATTTCATACGGGAAAAATTAAAACGTTTAAGGAAGCCGTACCGTACATGATGTATTTCGGCCATGTGACGGACGGCGAAAAGAGGATTGACGAAGGTCTTGCGGTGTACATGAAAGCCCCTCATTCCTACACGGGAGAAGACGTGGTGGAAATCCAGATCCACGGCTCGGCGGAGGCGCTCCGGGAAACACTGGCCCTTGCTTTGCGCAGCGGCGCAGTTCCCGCCATGCGCGGCGAATTTACCAAACGGGCTTTTTTGAACGGCCGTCTTGATCTGGCGCAGGCGGAAGCCGTCATGGACATTATCAGCGCGAAAGGGGAAGCGGCACTTACCCAGGCGGAAAGCCATCTGTCCGGCGCGCTTTCCGGTTTTGTCCACGGGGTCATGGAAGAACTCAAAGACCTCATTACGAAATTGGAAGTGACCATCGACTATCCCGAAGAAGATCTGGAAGACCTTACCATGGAAGAAACAGGGGATGCTTTGGAGAAAATTGACAAATCCCTGTCGGCGCTTCTGAAACGGTCCGAAGAGGGACGGGTTATCAGGGAAGGACTCCGCACCGCGATTATCGGGAGACCGAACGCGGGGAAATCATCCCTGCTGAATGCCCTTCTGCAGGAAGAACGGGCGATTGTCACCGATGTGCCAGGCACGACGCGGGACACCATTGAAGAGGCGGTTCGCATATCGGGAGTTTCCCTCCTTCTTATGGATACCGCTGGTTTGCGGGAAACAGACAATAAAGTGGAACAGATCGGGATCGAACGGGCGCGGGCATCCATGGAAAAAGCAGATCTCATTCTTGCGGTCATTGACGGTTCGTCGCCTCTGGATGAGGAAGACAAAGAGATTCTTCACAGCCTCGTCGGAAAAAAGGCGATTGTCATTTTAAATAAATATGACCTCACGCCGGAAGTCAAGGCGGAAGATATATGGGAAATCGCGGGACATGTTCCTGTCGTTTCTCTTTCTGCCCGTTACGGGAGCGGGATGGACGAACTGCGGGAAGAGCTGCGGAAGATTACCGAAAAACAGGATACCGACGCGGGTCGTATTCTCTTCCTGACCAATCTTCGCCACGTGGAATTGGTACGGAAAGCGCTGGACAATGTTCTCCGCGCGAGAGCGTCCGTCCGTGAAGGCCTTCAGGCGGACTTCATCGTCATCGATCTTACAGAAGCCTGGAAAACGATGGGGGAAATCACGGGCGATACTATGGATGATGAACTGATCCATTCCATTTTCAGCCGCTTTTGCGTGGGAAAATAA
- a CDS encoding thymidylate synthase encodes MSRADTQYLGIIKNILDAGSLGDNRTGMPAYKLPHQIMQFDLEKEFPILTTKFVAFKTSVKEILWIWQKQSNDVRLLQQWNCHVWDEWMQEDGTIGKAYGYQLGKYHQVDTLLETLKKDPQSRRMVVDLWNVKDLPDMALYPCAFLTMWDVSDDGRLNCMLVQRSGDMGLGVPFNMAQYAALVHMIAQVSGLRVGLFTHVINNAHVYRNHVDAMKTQLARLPKAYDAPVLKLNPDVHDFYDFKPEDIVLENYKHHEKIAMEVSV; translated from the coding sequence ATGAGCCGGGCAGATACACAATACCTTGGAATTATAAAGAATATACTGGACGCAGGGAGCTTAGGCGATAACCGCACGGGGATGCCGGCGTATAAACTGCCGCACCAGATCATGCAGTTTGATTTGGAAAAGGAGTTTCCGATCCTGACCACCAAATTTGTAGCATTCAAGACATCGGTGAAAGAAATCCTTTGGATATGGCAGAAACAGTCCAATGATGTGCGTCTTCTCCAGCAGTGGAACTGCCATGTGTGGGATGAATGGATGCAGGAAGACGGCACCATCGGAAAGGCTTACGGCTACCAGCTCGGCAAGTATCATCAGGTGGATACGCTTCTGGAAACGTTGAAAAAAGATCCTCAAAGCCGCCGTATGGTGGTAGATCTGTGGAATGTGAAGGATCTGCCCGATATGGCGCTGTATCCCTGTGCGTTTCTTACGATGTGGGATGTTTCCGACGACGGCCGCTTAAATTGTATGCTCGTCCAGCGCTCGGGGGATATGGGTCTTGGCGTTCCTTTTAATATGGCGCAGTACGCGGCTCTTGTCCACATGATTGCCCAGGTGAGCGGACTCCGCGTCGGACTTTTTACGCATGTTATCAATAATGCCCATGTATATAGAAACCACGTGGATGCTATGAAGACACAGCTGGCCCGTCTGCCGAAGGCTTACGACGCGCCTGTCCTGAAACTGAATCCCGATGTTCATGATTTCTACGACTTCAAGCCGGAGGATATCGTGCTGGAAAATTATAAGCACCATGAAAAGATTGCCATGGAGGTTTCCGTATGA
- a CDS encoding DUF4418 family protein: protein MRKYAGGFILLILSLLFVIGEQTVAGPCPVMPDGRFMVCHWAGQAVLGVGIVLVVLSLLHLAFKNDGMKLGLDLAVIADAALLMFIPNRLIPLCIKNHMRCHTVMEPFVLIMGVLMIAAALGDFFFRRRVVKKEAAHGS, encoded by the coding sequence ATGAGAAAATATGCGGGAGGGTTCATTCTGCTTATCTTGAGCCTTCTTTTTGTCATCGGGGAGCAGACGGTGGCGGGACCATGCCCTGTTATGCCGGACGGCAGATTTATGGTGTGCCATTGGGCGGGGCAGGCGGTTCTCGGCGTGGGGATCGTGCTTGTGGTTCTTTCGCTGCTTCATCTGGCCTTTAAAAATGACGGTATGAAATTGGGCTTAGATCTGGCAGTCATTGCCGATGCCGCCCTTTTGATGTTTATTCCCAACCGCCTTATTCCGCTTTGTATAAAAAACCATATGCGCTGCCATACGGTCATGGAGCCTTTTGTTCTGATTATGGGGGTATTGATGATCGCGGCGGCGCTGGGTGATTTCTTTTTCCGGCGCCGCGTCGTGAAGAAAGAGGCTGCCCATGGATCTTAA
- a CDS encoding four helix bundle protein, translating into MNYRNLEVWKRSLDLTADIYRLTKQLLKEELFGLSDQMRRAVVSIPSNIAEGAGRNSDKEFKRFLFIANGSIAELETQLLICEKLDFADQADIYSLLRRTEEIRKMIFGLKNRIDLKSDS; encoded by the coding sequence ATGAATTATCGAAATCTTGAAGTTTGGAAGAGATCTTTAGATTTAACTGCAGATATCTATCGTTTAACTAAACAGCTGCTTAAGGAAGAATTGTTTGGGTTGTCGGATCAGATGAGAAGAGCAGTCGTATCGATTCCATCAAATATTGCAGAGGGAGCAGGCAGAAACTCTGACAAAGAATTCAAAAGATTCCTGTTCATTGCAAATGGTTCAATTGCGGAATTAGAAACGCAATTACTTATCTGTGAAAAACTCGATTTTGCAGATCAAGCAGATATATATAGTTTATTAAGACGAACAGAAGAAATACGAAAAATGATATTTGGTCTGAAGAATCGGATTGATCTGAAATCTGATAGCTGA
- the udp gene encoding uridine phosphorylase, with product MKNYAGPAEIMYHTGLSAGMIRGAKYALLPGDPGRVEGLAKALDRNALFIASHRDYTSWLARIENAPVLVMSTGMGGPCVTFAVEELARLGAETFIRVGTTGSIQEDLHLGDVVINTASVRMDGASRAYAPIEFPAAADMDTVLALREAAEESGIPFKTGISISTDSFWPGQERYDSFGGYVLKRLQGSLEDFQHLGCTNYEMENATLFTLCAVLGLKAASICGVVAKRTDSESVAPHEAYEKAEKRFQKVVKRALEKMISHSRSGENIS from the coding sequence GTGAAAAATTACGCTGGTCCCGCAGAAATCATGTACCACACGGGGCTTTCTGCCGGCATGATCCGCGGCGCGAAATACGCCCTTCTCCCAGGCGATCCGGGCCGTGTGGAAGGCCTTGCCAAAGCGCTGGATAGAAATGCCCTCTTCATCGCCTCGCACCGGGATTATACCTCATGGCTCGCCCGGATAGAAAACGCGCCTGTCCTTGTCATGTCCACCGGCATGGGCGGCCCCTGCGTCACCTTTGCCGTAGAAGAGCTGGCCCGCCTCGGCGCGGAAACATTCATCCGCGTCGGCACGACAGGCTCCATTCAGGAGGATCTGCATCTGGGCGATGTGGTCATCAATACGGCATCGGTCCGCATGGACGGCGCTTCCCGCGCATACGCCCCCATCGAATTTCCTGCAGCAGCTGACATGGATACTGTCCTTGCGCTCCGCGAAGCGGCAGAGGAATCGGGCATCCCTTTCAAAACGGGGATTTCCATCAGCACCGACAGCTTCTGGCCGGGACAGGAACGGTATGACAGCTTCGGCGGCTATGTATTGAAACGGCTGCAAGGTTCTCTGGAAGATTTCCAGCATCTGGGATGCACAAATTATGAGATGGAAAACGCCACCCTTTTTACACTTTGTGCCGTGCTGGGACTGAAAGCCGCTTCCATCTGCGGCGTCGTCGCCAAACGGACGGACAGCGAATCCGTCGCTCCTCATGAGGCTTATGAAAAAGCGGAAAAACGCTTCCAAAAGGTGGTGAAGAGGGCACTGGAAAAAATGATTTCCCATTCCCGATCCGGCGAAAATATTTCTTAA
- a CDS encoding PilN domain-containing protein produces MKLWTEDVISRVKAFLPAGGRKTVVMAAAGRLWLTEMEKGKYLVKKSAALPKITEESLAEAFSSLSGIGEREIILIYNSPDLHTACRTFPAMVEEELAETMYWEQDRIFGVREDLRLSWKALSEDAAGWTVSLAGVREESVACWQSAAEKAGRKITRCIPVTAVELPRPRRPLYLYGRGKSALFLFREEHVQELRILNMADADKKLQVFLRHLSKSYDMEGRDIIFIPMSGGMKEIPFWKNLAEKWREKIKTLSLSDEIEPEPDDFTDPADEREAFSEESGEEDHLVKTFAYGEEMEEGLWTILLPVMEAADGAEMDFLAGKKRKVLPAGEMNWLRAGQGMSALFAAAGILCFILLGYTFLEEREAEAKLAGLSAVRIEMDAERKKREKENQLLSELKFLEENDLRWEQKLVALSECTPQGIVLSEINAGEGTVHITGTADSPVTAMRFQKELEKAWGGKIYIEKQKREPNLKMAAFTLLWKGGQP; encoded by the coding sequence ATGAAGTTGTGGACAGAAGATGTCATATCACGGGTGAAAGCTTTCCTGCCTGCAGGAGGACGGAAAACCGTGGTCATGGCGGCGGCAGGGCGGTTGTGGCTGACGGAAATGGAAAAAGGAAAGTACCTTGTAAAGAAAAGCGCAGCGCTTCCAAAGATAACGGAAGAATCCCTTGCGGAAGCGTTTTCCTCCCTCAGCGGCATAGGGGAACGTGAGATAATCTTGATTTATAATTCTCCTGATCTTCACACGGCGTGCAGAACATTTCCCGCTATGGTAGAAGAAGAACTGGCGGAAACCATGTACTGGGAGCAGGACAGGATTTTTGGCGTCCGCGAGGATTTACGGCTTTCATGGAAAGCGCTTTCGGAAGATGCTGCCGGCTGGACAGTATCGCTGGCAGGGGTGCGGGAAGAGTCGGTGGCATGCTGGCAGTCGGCGGCGGAAAAAGCGGGGAGAAAAATAACCCGGTGCATACCTGTGACGGCGGTTGAACTTCCGCGGCCGCGGCGGCCGCTGTATCTGTATGGGAGAGGGAAGTCCGCGCTCTTTCTCTTCCGTGAAGAACATGTGCAGGAATTGCGGATATTGAATATGGCCGACGCTGATAAAAAATTACAAGTATTTCTCCGGCATCTCTCAAAGTCCTATGATATGGAAGGGCGGGACATCATTTTCATTCCCATGAGCGGCGGAATGAAGGAAATCCCTTTCTGGAAAAATTTGGCGGAAAAATGGCGGGAAAAAATCAAAACTTTATCCCTGTCGGACGAAATAGAACCGGAACCGGATGATTTTACGGATCCGGCTGATGAAAGAGAAGCCTTTTCTGAGGAAAGCGGAGAAGAGGATCATCTTGTAAAAACTTTTGCTTATGGAGAAGAAATGGAAGAGGGGTTGTGGACGATCCTTCTTCCTGTCATGGAAGCGGCGGACGGAGCAGAGATGGATTTTCTTGCCGGGAAAAAGAGGAAAGTACTTCCGGCCGGTGAAATGAATTGGCTCCGCGCAGGCCAGGGGATGTCGGCACTCTTTGCCGCTGCGGGGATTCTCTGTTTTATTCTTCTCGGATATACTTTTCTTGAAGAAAGGGAGGCGGAAGCGAAACTGGCGGGACTGTCCGCCGTACGCATCGAAATGGATGCGGAACGGAAAAAACGGGAAAAAGAAAATCAGCTCCTGTCGGAATTGAAATTCCTGGAAGAAAATGATCTCCGGTGGGAACAAAAATTGGTAGCACTGTCGGAGTGCACGCCGCAGGGGATCGTCCTGTCCGAAATAAACGCCGGCGAAGGAACGGTCCATATCACGGGTACGGCGGATTCCCCGGTGACGGCCATGCGGTTTCAAAAGGAACTGGAAAAGGCCTGGGGCGGTAAAATATATATCGAAAAGCAAAAACGGGAACCAAACTTAAAAATGGCGGCGTTCACTCTTTTGTGGAAAGGCGGTCAGCCATGA